A genome region from bacterium includes the following:
- a CDS encoding DUF4623 domain-containing protein: MLSLLLMAAAAFSQVKMTPNWEIKADAVSWFKADNNTRGLAYNPATDHVLVVARTGAPRVVILNAANGDSLGTLDLTNVGGGTFPINLIDVDENGVIYACNLSVSNTANFKVYRWQNEAAQPTVAFDALFPTTPHRYGDAFGVVGTGANTEIYAAGGGNTLHAGLLTTADGVTYVVNDTIRVGTRARLGIDATAPAGNIWGNAYGVRPALFDQTGMLLGGVAEAVAGFQSCGIKYFKTTPEFIAVNQNISAGLPKWTRLINVTNGPERAFAVGETAMVGTNANLNGTGAFGYDPVRNALIVLLSNNVIGSYSLAEAVTRVPVTFQIDMGIQKQLGFFKPDSQIVVLRGNFINEANPGLEEWKGNRIEAFASAANPDVYTLTVGFPASAAGSEFEFKYVIENLTARGDSATQGGSWENVDNRKFTLAAGGQVLDKVYFNNKTSVSAKVKVTFWVNTATVPDTITSRANIQIRGNEAPLTWDNATGGKLNYVSGDYWTTTLEFESGTELRFKLFADSENDGNSGWEANLGTGSTNREWKVGNADETVPLLFYNTVNGRDQFYTPFTDADKIDVLLRVNVAGYQDWNPATREIGIRGGVAPFDWGTSFKLAPEQDTQNAGQLNYPAANFWSGVAQFPKAAADVPYQFVVLEKGTDNVVLWENQLGGFGGNRQLLLNTATPDTTLYWKWLGDVPPLPTNNKDAITVTFRTDVTKAIRERGFSHGDTLEAVAGYNATANTVGRVRLARQGFTNIYQGQLDLVSTINKDLDYQYYVTKNGVEVRENYYDFNFTGSPASRAERRRLNVPGATFQIDDVEASEVNARRQPTFPNQSRLARNVMVTWEVDLRPAIYQVMAGDTLFDIQGDFNITKATNILAAGVWMNGPAVGGWSNTGGDWGLGLQNNLNKKMYDDGTNGDRVAGDSIFTRMVLASPDSTGIGSKSQVGQVYKFGIQGGDNEGGKGGFGNNHVANIDDSGPTFTIYTQFGSINPAYYDAWDFDNRRPTAVKDRPGQAPLAYVLEQNYPNPFNPETEIRYGIPKNTRVTLSIYNLAGQLVATLFDGAQVAGTHSVRWNGFDRDGQRASSGIYLYKLETPDFVKTNKMVLTK, encoded by the coding sequence ATGTTGTCTCTGTTACTAATGGCGGCAGCCGCCTTTTCCCAGGTGAAGATGACACCCAACTGGGAGATCAAGGCCGATGCGGTCTCGTGGTTCAAGGCCGACAACAACACGCGCGGCTTGGCCTACAATCCGGCCACGGATCATGTGCTGGTCGTTGCCAGAACGGGCGCCCCGCGCGTCGTCATTCTCAATGCGGCCAATGGCGACAGCCTGGGCACGCTGGACCTGACCAATGTCGGCGGTGGCACGTTCCCCATCAATCTCATCGATGTGGATGAGAACGGTGTCATCTATGCCTGCAATCTCAGCGTCAGCAACACCGCCAATTTCAAGGTCTATCGCTGGCAGAACGAAGCCGCGCAACCCACCGTGGCTTTCGATGCGTTGTTCCCCACCACGCCGCATCGCTATGGTGATGCCTTCGGTGTGGTCGGCACCGGCGCCAACACAGAAATCTATGCCGCGGGCGGCGGCAACACGCTGCATGCCGGCCTGCTCACCACGGCGGATGGCGTGACCTACGTGGTCAACGACACCATTCGTGTGGGCACCCGGGCGCGCTTGGGCATCGATGCCACTGCGCCTGCCGGCAACATTTGGGGCAATGCCTACGGCGTGCGGCCGGCGCTGTTCGATCAAACCGGCATGCTGCTCGGCGGCGTTGCAGAAGCAGTTGCCGGCTTCCAGTCTTGCGGCATCAAGTATTTCAAGACCACGCCTGAGTTCATTGCCGTCAATCAAAACATTTCTGCCGGTCTGCCGAAATGGACCCGGTTGATCAATGTCACCAACGGCCCGGAGCGTGCGTTTGCCGTAGGTGAAACGGCGATGGTCGGCACCAATGCCAATCTCAACGGCACCGGCGCCTTCGGCTATGATCCCGTGCGCAATGCCTTGATCGTGCTGCTCTCCAACAACGTGATCGGTTCCTACAGCCTGGCGGAGGCCGTGACGCGCGTGCCCGTGACGTTTCAGATCGACATGGGCATTCAGAAACAACTGGGCTTCTTCAAACCGGATTCCCAGATTGTCGTGCTGCGCGGCAATTTCATCAATGAAGCCAATCCCGGCCTGGAGGAATGGAAGGGCAACCGCATTGAAGCCTTTGCCAGCGCGGCCAACCCGGATGTCTACACCCTGACCGTCGGCTTTCCTGCCAGCGCGGCGGGTTCGGAATTCGAGTTCAAGTATGTCATCGAGAACTTGACCGCCCGCGGTGACAGCGCCACCCAGGGCGGCAGTTGGGAGAACGTCGACAACCGCAAGTTCACGCTGGCGGCCGGCGGCCAGGTGCTGGATAAGGTCTACTTCAACAACAAGACCTCGGTTTCGGCCAAGGTGAAGGTGACCTTCTGGGTGAATACCGCCACCGTGCCCGACACCATCACCAGCCGGGCCAACATTCAAATCCGCGGCAACGAAGCGCCGTTGACGTGGGACAATGCCACCGGCGGCAAGCTCAACTATGTCTCCGGCGACTACTGGACCACGACGCTGGAGTTTGAATCCGGCACCGAGCTGCGCTTCAAGCTCTTTGCCGATTCCGAGAACGACGGCAACAGCGGCTGGGAAGCGAATCTCGGCACCGGCTCCACCAACCGGGAATGGAAGGTGGGGAACGCCGATGAGACCGTGCCGTTGCTGTTCTACAACACCGTCAATGGCCGCGATCAATTCTACACGCCCTTCACCGACGCCGACAAGATCGACGTGCTGTTACGCGTGAATGTGGCAGGCTATCAAGACTGGAATCCCGCCACCCGTGAAATCGGCATTCGCGGCGGCGTCGCGCCGTTTGACTGGGGCACCAGCTTCAAACTCGCCCCGGAACAAGACACGCAGAATGCCGGCCAGTTGAACTATCCGGCCGCGAATTTCTGGAGCGGCGTGGCACAGTTCCCGAAAGCGGCCGCGGATGTGCCGTATCAATTCGTCGTGCTCGAGAAGGGCACCGACAATGTCGTCCTGTGGGAAAACCAGCTCGGTGGTTTCGGCGGCAACCGCCAATTGTTGCTGAACACCGCGACTCCGGACACCACGCTCTACTGGAAGTGGCTCGGTGATGTCCCGCCGCTGCCCACCAACAACAAGGATGCCATCACTGTGACCTTCCGCACCGACGTGACCAAGGCCATCCGGGAGCGCGGTTTTTCGCATGGCGATACGCTGGAAGCAGTGGCCGGCTACAACGCCACCGCCAATACGGTCGGCCGGGTGCGTCTGGCACGGCAGGGATTCACCAACATCTACCAGGGCCAGCTTGATCTGGTGAGCACGATCAACAAGGACCTGGACTACCAGTATTATGTCACCAAGAACGGCGTCGAGGTGCGCGAGAACTACTACGACTTCAATTTCACCGGCAGCCCGGCCTCACGTGCGGAACGCCGCCGCCTCAACGTGCCCGGTGCCACATTCCAAATCGATGACGTCGAAGCGAGCGAAGTCAACGCGCGCCGCCAGCCCACCTTCCCGAATCAATCGCGGTTGGCGCGCAACGTGATGGTAACCTGGGAAGTCGATTTGCGCCCGGCGATCTATCAAGTCATGGCCGGCGATACGCTGTTCGACATTCAGGGCGATTTCAACATCACCAAGGCCACCAACATCCTGGCGGCGGGCGTGTGGATGAATGGTCCGGCAGTCGGCGGCTGGAGCAACACCGGCGGCGACTGGGGCCTGGGCCTGCAGAACAACCTCAACAAGAAGATGTATGACGACGGCACCAATGGCGACCGCGTCGCGGGCGACTCCATCTTCACGCGTATGGTGTTGGCCTCGCCGGACAGCACCGGCATCGGTTCCAAGAGCCAGGTCGGCCAAGTGTACAAGTTCGGCATTCAGGGCGGTGATAACGAAGGCGGCAAGGGCGGCTTCGGCAACAACCATGTTGCCAACATCGATGACAGCGGCCCGACCTTCACCATCTATACCCAATTCGGCAGCATCAACCCCGCTTACTATGATGCTTGGGACTTTGACAACCGCCGGCCGACGGCCGTCAAAGACCGGCCGGGCCAGGCGCCGCTCGCCTATGTGCTGGAACAGAACTATCCCAATCCGTTCAATCCGGAAACCGAGATTCGCTACGGCATCCCGAAGAATACGCGGGTGACCCTTAGCATCTACAATCTCGCCGGCCAGCTCGTGGCGACGCTGTTTGACGGCGCGCAGGTGGCAGGCACGCATTCGGTGAGATGGAATGGGTTCGATCGCGACGGCCAGCGCGCCAGCTCCGGCATCTACCTCTACAAGCTGGAAACGCCGGACTTCGTGAAGACCAACAAGATGGTGCTCACCAAGTAG
- a CDS encoding EamA family transporter, with product MNQHTQFKLFAAFAAIYFIWGSTYLAIKYALTALPPFLMMGTRSLAAGFILYLWSRARGAGRVKRENLLPLLTIAILFFLVGHGLLAWGQQRIASGSAALLVASEPLWIALIEAFLVREDKASLRTIIGMACGLSGLGLLLAPGQQFSTAHLDFGGAFAILVGTLSWSIGAVYSRVAKLPSTPALVAGLQLMVGGFLLILTGLLMGEGSRLQIAALSLLPLLSWVYLVVFGSVVAFTAYVWLLRITSATRVATHTYVNPVIAVFLGWALAGEPVSMQTFAATIVIVISVYLVLGQNRERRNSSLPIASKTRAVSSSNAMDPWPLPAVAPKPESS from the coding sequence ATGAACCAGCACACCCAGTTCAAACTGTTTGCCGCCTTTGCCGCCATCTACTTCATTTGGGGTTCGACCTACTTGGCGATCAAGTATGCGCTGACCGCCCTCCCTCCCTTCCTGATGATGGGAACGCGCTCGCTGGCCGCCGGCTTCATCCTTTACCTGTGGAGCCGTGCGCGCGGAGCAGGAAGAGTCAAAAGAGAAAACCTCCTGCCCCTCCTGACGATCGCAATCTTGTTCTTTCTGGTGGGTCACGGTTTGCTGGCGTGGGGACAGCAGCGAATCGCCTCCGGGTCCGCGGCGTTGCTGGTGGCTTCCGAGCCGTTGTGGATCGCGTTGATCGAGGCGTTTCTCGTGCGCGAAGACAAAGCGAGCCTTCGCACGATCATCGGGATGGCTTGCGGCCTCTCCGGCCTCGGCTTGCTATTGGCGCCCGGACAACAATTCAGCACGGCGCACTTGGATTTCGGCGGCGCATTCGCCATTCTCGTCGGCACACTGTCCTGGTCGATCGGTGCGGTCTATTCCCGGGTGGCCAAACTCCCCAGCACGCCGGCGCTGGTGGCCGGGCTACAACTCATGGTGGGCGGATTCCTGCTCATCCTCACCGGCCTGCTCATGGGTGAAGGCAGCCGGCTGCAAATCGCGGCGCTTTCCCTGCTGCCTCTCCTGAGCTGGGTGTATCTCGTCGTCTTCGGCTCAGTCGTTGCCTTCACTGCCTATGTTTGGCTGCTGCGCATCACTTCGGCAACGCGGGTGGCAACGCACACTTACGTCAATCCGGTAATCGCGGTGTTTCTCGGCTGGGCGCTGGCGGGCGAGCCGGTGTCCATGCAGACCTTCGCAGCGACGATCGTGATCGTTATCTCGGTTTATCTGGTGCTGGGACAAAATCGCGAGAGGCGCAACAGCAGCTTGCCCATTGCCAGCAAAACCAGAGCGGTTTCATCATCAAACGCAATGGATCCGTGGCCGCTCCCGGCCGTGGCGCCAAAACCGGAATCCAGCTAA
- a CDS encoding Lrp/AsnC family transcriptional regulator: MIDELDAKILNILQKNARIPNAEIARQVALAPSAVLERIRKLDERGVIAGYEVRLDAAALGFGLTAFIFVKTEESLGGSTTTRQIAKLAEVQEIHNVAGEDCYLLKVRVQDTRHLMEFMREKLGRIKSVRSTRTTIVLETVKECRTLPLPETNG, translated from the coding sequence ATGATCGACGAACTTGATGCGAAAATTCTGAACATTCTTCAGAAAAACGCACGAATTCCGAATGCTGAAATCGCGCGCCAAGTCGCGCTGGCCCCCTCCGCCGTGCTGGAGCGCATCCGCAAACTGGACGAGCGCGGTGTCATCGCTGGCTACGAAGTGCGCCTCGATGCCGCGGCACTTGGGTTCGGTCTGACCGCCTTTATTTTTGTCAAGACCGAGGAGAGCCTCGGCGGAAGCACGACCACCCGGCAAATTGCCAAACTGGCCGAGGTGCAGGAGATTCACAATGTCGCCGGCGAAGACTGCTATCTCCTCAAAGTGCGGGTGCAGGACACCCGGCATTTAATGGAATTCATGCGGGAAAAATTGGGCCGAATCAAGTCCGTGCGCTCCACACGCACCACCATCGTATTGGAAACGGTCAAGGAGTGCCGCACGCTTCCTCTTCCCGAAACAAACGGGTAA
- a CDS encoding FG-GAP-like repeat-containing protein, which yields MSSSRWLQRWPLISLLLFGPVGLFSQPVPVLSEGFPILLESGKYTSPRAGPNLADLNRDGKLEILVSSGRRVYAFRSDGSLLPGWPQTTTHETREPVVIGDLDHDGNLEVVTVDYSYDVDSAHTHESFLYAWTHDGNLLPNFPVALRDGFEPLTLYDLDNDGDLEIVGNFNTSVYVFHHDGTVASGWPRDIAPFYPIAKASIADIDADGEPEIVMPGQYAADRFEDYLGRLYVWRPNGEPLPGWPITLPQNYTFAAGSDAALADVDLNGTLEVAVVTFKFVPPDLFGYAALHRYDGTMMPGWPHFSVGGVPVAGYYSRPAMADIDQDSFPDFIAVTNYDHMAAWKGDGTFVSGWPVILSEVDATTRGPSTFCSSAIGDIDGDGLLEIALSNNEQVFAGSVLRGRISILNHDATRQSFSPLYLRQNVGFNTVALGDLDCDGTTEIAAVSSGRPDSLTKETWLTVWQIPGVPYVKERFPWPMYGHDRWHTSQYGFEPPDEPSVRVEDKKQSGAQPEMFALEQNYPNPFVLTAKAAGAFTEIRFALPQAAQVQIRLFDILGAEVKTWAMMKPAGVHQFRWNGRDNRGQPLPSGVYFYRLEAASAVTSISLTKKLLLMRQR from the coding sequence ATGTCATCATCCCGCTGGCTGCAGCGCTGGCCGCTCATTTCATTGTTGCTTTTCGGCCCGGTGGGACTGTTCTCACAGCCGGTCCCTGTGTTAAGCGAGGGTTTTCCGATTCTGCTCGAATCAGGAAAATACACCTCGCCTCGTGCCGGCCCGAATCTGGCGGATCTCAACCGCGACGGCAAGTTGGAGATTCTGGTGTCGAGCGGCCGCAGGGTCTACGCGTTTCGAAGCGACGGCAGTCTCCTGCCCGGCTGGCCGCAAACCACAACGCATGAAACCAGAGAACCTGTGGTCATTGGCGATTTGGATCATGATGGCAACTTGGAAGTTGTAACGGTTGACTATTCGTATGACGTTGATTCTGCGCATACCCATGAAAGTTTCCTGTATGCCTGGACTCATGACGGCAACCTTCTTCCCAATTTCCCGGTGGCATTGCGGGATGGCTTCGAACCACTCACGCTTTATGATCTGGACAACGATGGCGACCTGGAAATCGTTGGCAACTTCAACACCAGCGTCTATGTCTTTCATCATGACGGCACCGTCGCCAGCGGCTGGCCGCGAGACATTGCGCCTTTTTACCCAATTGCAAAGGCGTCGATTGCGGACATCGATGCCGATGGCGAACCCGAGATTGTCATGCCGGGGCAATATGCGGCGGATCGCTTCGAGGATTATCTCGGCCGGTTGTATGTTTGGCGGCCCAATGGCGAGCCGCTGCCAGGCTGGCCGATCACGCTGCCGCAGAACTATACCTTCGCAGCCGGCAGCGATGCCGCGCTGGCTGATGTTGATCTGAATGGTACGCTGGAGGTCGCAGTGGTAACTTTCAAGTTTGTTCCTCCCGATCTGTTCGGTTATGCTGCGCTCCACCGTTACGATGGCACGATGATGCCCGGTTGGCCACATTTTTCGGTTGGCGGAGTACCTGTTGCCGGCTACTATTCACGTCCTGCAATGGCAGATATCGACCAAGACAGTTTTCCGGATTTCATAGCCGTCACCAATTATGATCATATGGCAGCGTGGAAGGGCGACGGTACTTTTGTTTCAGGCTGGCCTGTGATCTTGAGTGAAGTTGACGCAACCACGAGAGGCCCCAGCACTTTTTGCAGCTCCGCGATTGGTGACATCGATGGGGATGGACTTTTGGAGATTGCCTTAAGCAATAATGAGCAGGTTTTTGCCGGCAGTGTTTTGAGAGGCCGGATTTCCATTCTTAATCACGATGCGACCAGACAGTCGTTTTCGCCTTTGTATTTGCGGCAAAATGTTGGCTTCAATACCGTCGCACTGGGTGATTTGGATTGCGATGGCACTACAGAAATCGCAGCAGTATCAAGTGGCCGTCCTGACTCACTAACAAAAGAGACTTGGCTCACCGTTTGGCAAATCCCCGGCGTGCCTTATGTCAAAGAGCGCTTCCCCTGGCCGATGTACGGCCATGACCGCTGGCACACTTCGCAATACGGCTTCGAGCCGCCGGATGAGCCTTCGGTGCGAGTTGAAGACAAAAAACAGTCCGGCGCGCAGCCCGAAATGTTTGCGCTCGAACAAAACTATCCCAATCCCTTTGTTCTCACCGCCAAGGCTGCTGGCGCATTCACTGAAATCCGCTTTGCGCTGCCCCAAGCCGCGCAGGTGCAGATTCGCCTCTTCGATATCCTGGGAGCGGAAGTCAAAACCTGGGCAATGATGAAGCCTGCCGGCGTGCATCAATTCCGTTGGAACGGCCGGGACAACCGCGGCCAGCCCCTGCCCAGCGGAGTCTATTTCTATCGCTTGGAAGCAGCTTCTGCAGTGACCAGTATTTCTCTCACCAAAAAGCTGCTGCTGATGCGGCAGAGGTAG
- a CDS encoding FG-GAP-like repeat-containing protein yields the protein MLASHSVQHWPPLVILLLILSPFRLFSQPSPVLREGFPILLESGTYTSPHEGPNLADLNRDGKLEILVSSGRRVYAFRSDGSLLPGWPQTTTHETREPAVIGDLDHDGNLEVVTVDYSYDVDSAHTHESFLYAWTHDGNLLPNFPLALRDGFEPLTLYDLDNDGDLEIVGNFNTRVYVFHHDGIVASGWPQDIAPFYPIAKASIGDIDANGQPEIVLPGQYAADRFEDYLGRLYVWRPNGESLAGWPLTLPDNYTFAYSNDAVLVNVDLNGPLEIAVGTFKFIPPVVRGFAALYRHDGNLMPGWPHFTVAADSLNGFQSGPAAGDLDADGFPDLIFGDGFDHLVAWKGDGTLVPGWPVIFREIGNPLVGDVTLSNPCAGDIDHDGKVEIFATNAGGSFVDGIWIGSIPVFDHDGTLLPWFLRPRQLAGLNSVALGDLDENGSVDVVTVSTGRSHERLPKETWLTVWEIPGVPYVKERFPWPMYGHDRWHTSQYGFELPDEPSVRVEDRNQSHALPATFALEQNYPNPFVLSQNATSHFTEIRFALPQAAQVQIRLFDILGAEVKTWAMMKPAGVHQFRWNGRDNRGQPLPSGVYFYRLEAASAAASVSLTKKLLLMRQR from the coding sequence ATGTTGGCATCTCACTCCGTTCAGCACTGGCCGCCTCTTGTGATTCTGCTGTTAATCTTGAGCCCCTTCAGGTTGTTCTCACAACCGTCACCTGTCCTCCGCGAAGGCTTCCCAATTCTTCTGGAATCGGGAACATATACTTCGCCTCACGAAGGCCCAAACTTGGCAGATCTCAATCGTGATGGCAAGTTGGAGATTCTGGTGTCGAGCGGTCGCAGGGTCTACGCGTTTCGAAGCGACGGCAGTCTCCTGCCCGGCTGGCCGCAAACCACAACGCATGAAACCAGAGAACCTGCGGTCATTGGCGATTTGGATCATGATGGCAACTTGGAAGTTGTAACCGTTGACTATTCGTACGACGTTGATTCGGCGCACACCCATGAAAGTTTCCTGTATGCCTGGACTCATGACGGCAACCTTCTTCCCAATTTCCCGCTGGCACTGCGGGATGGCTTCGAACCACTCACGCTCTATGATTTGGACAACGATGGCGACCTGGAAATCGTTGGCAACTTCAACACCAGGGTCTATGTCTTTCATCATGACGGCATCGTCGCCAGCGGCTGGCCGCAAGACATTGCGCCTTTTTACCCAATTGCAAAAGCGTCGATTGGGGACATCGATGCCAACGGCCAACCCGAGATTGTGTTACCTGGGCAATATGCGGCGGATCGCTTCGAGGATTACCTCGGCCGATTGTATGTTTGGCGGCCCAATGGCGAGTCGCTGGCAGGCTGGCCGTTAACATTACCCGACAACTACACGTTTGCTTATTCAAACGATGCTGTGCTCGTAAATGTAGACTTGAATGGCCCACTGGAGATCGCCGTGGGAACATTTAAGTTCATTCCTCCCGTTGTCAGAGGCTTTGCCGCGCTCTATCGCCATGATGGCAACCTGATGCCCGGTTGGCCGCATTTTACCGTCGCAGCGGATTCTCTCAATGGCTTTCAGTCAGGGCCAGCAGCCGGCGATCTCGACGCTGATGGTTTCCCGGATTTGATCTTCGGCGATGGCTTTGATCACCTCGTTGCTTGGAAAGGCGACGGCACTCTGGTCCCGGGGTGGCCTGTCATATTCCGAGAAATCGGCAATCCGTTGGTTGGAGATGTTACTCTTTCCAACCCCTGTGCCGGCGACATTGATCATGATGGAAAAGTTGAGATCTTTGCAACAAATGCCGGCGGTTCCTTCGTTGATGGTATCTGGATCGGCAGCATTCCCGTCTTTGATCATGATGGCACATTGCTGCCGTGGTTTCTGCGACCACGGCAACTAGCGGGTCTCAATAGCGTTGCCCTGGGAGATTTGGATGAAAATGGTTCTGTAGATGTTGTCACCGTGTCAACCGGGCGCTCTCACGAAAGACTCCCCAAAGAGACTTGGCTCACCGTCTGGGAAATCCCCGGCGTGCCTTATGTCAAAGAGCGCTTCCCCTGGCCGATGTACGGCCATGACCGCTGGCACACTTCGCAATACGGTTTCGAGCTGCCGGATGAGCCTTCGGTGCGAGTTGAAGACAGAAACCAATCCCACGCGCTGCCGGCAACGTTTGCACTCGAACAGAATTATCCCAATCCCTTTGTTCTCTCGCAAAATGCTACTAGCCATTTCACCGAAATCCGCTTTGCGCTGCCCCAAGCCGCGCAGGTGCAGATTCGCCTCTTCGATATCTTGGGAGCGGAAGTTAAAACTTGGGCGATGATGAAGCCTGCCGGCGTGCATCAATTCCGTTGGAACGGTAGAGACAACCGCGGCCAGCCCCTGCCCAGCGGAGTCTATTTCTATCGCTTGGAAGCGGCTTCAGCGGCGGCCAGTGTTTCTCTCACCAAAAAGCTGCTGCTGATGCGGCAGAGGTAG
- a CDS encoding FG-GAP-like repeat-containing protein encodes MQDHIPVELTLVFLLASYCLKTHAQERPSPAPGFPTLIDSIGPTGPQEGAMLADLDRDGRLDIIVASSKTVYAFRSEGSLLPGWPQKTTFNTIHSPAVGDLNGDGTLEIITLDREGLSRQSFVYAWACNGIPLPGFPVRLEMGVGAISLFDLDNDGDLEIMGGFGQKFYVFHHDGSILPGWPKQLAPFYPMSKASVGDLNRDGFAEIVIAAEFIAPQKNQSLGRLYAWDCNGNIPAGWPIDTPSGYLYASRCDPALVDVDRDGFLEIAVGSYVDDLRLPPGYAILYRHDGTIMPGWPIYTAGTDSLYEFGAGPAVANLDDDEEPELIFADLYDHIVAWNGDGSLVPNWPVLLGQLDSILVGRSTFINPSAGDIDGDGNVEILTNNNQAELIDGIWLGRIYAFNHDASSLPWSPLRPRQTAAINTVAMGDLEGDGTLELITLSGDTRDREVWLTVWQIPGVPYVKERFPWPMYGHDRWHTSQYGFELPDEPSVRVDDRNPTGALPTEFALEQNYPNPFMLSAKAAGAFTEIRFALPRAAQVQIRLFDILGAEVKSWAMMKPAGVHQFRWNGRDNRGQPLPRGVYFYRLEAASAAGSVVLTKKLLLMRQR; translated from the coding sequence ATGCAAGATCATATTCCTGTTGAATTGACGTTGGTTTTTCTATTGGCATCCTATTGTTTGAAAACCCATGCCCAGGAGAGACCGTCCCCTGCACCAGGATTTCCAACGCTGATTGATTCAATTGGCCCAACGGGCCCTCAAGAGGGGGCGATGCTGGCTGATCTCGATCGCGACGGCCGGCTCGATATCATTGTTGCTAGCAGCAAAACGGTCTATGCTTTCAGGAGTGAGGGCAGCTTGTTACCTGGCTGGCCGCAGAAAACTACTTTTAATACTATCCACTCTCCGGCAGTCGGTGACCTGAACGGTGACGGTACCCTCGAAATTATAACGTTGGACAGGGAGGGCCTCAGCCGGCAAAGCTTCGTCTATGCTTGGGCTTGTAACGGCATACCTCTACCGGGCTTCCCGGTGCGGTTGGAGATGGGGGTGGGTGCCATTTCGTTGTTTGATTTGGACAACGATGGTGATCTGGAAATCATGGGAGGTTTTGGTCAGAAATTCTACGTCTTTCATCACGATGGCTCTATTCTGCCGGGTTGGCCGAAGCAATTGGCGCCCTTTTATCCAATGAGCAAGGCCAGCGTCGGTGATCTTAACCGTGATGGGTTCGCCGAAATCGTGATTGCCGCTGAATTCATTGCACCACAAAAGAATCAAAGTCTTGGCCGTTTGTATGCTTGGGATTGTAATGGGAATATTCCTGCAGGATGGCCAATCGACACGCCAAGCGGTTATCTTTATGCCAGTCGGTGCGATCCCGCGCTGGTCGATGTTGATCGTGACGGCTTCCTCGAGATTGCCGTAGGCAGTTACGTCGACGACCTTCGCCTGCCTCCCGGGTATGCGATTCTATACCGTCATGACGGCACGATCATGCCGGGTTGGCCAATCTACACCGCGGGCACAGATTCGCTCTACGAATTCGGCGCCGGCCCGGCGGTCGCCAATCTCGACGACGATGAAGAACCGGAGCTGATCTTTGCCGATCTTTACGATCACATCGTCGCCTGGAATGGCGATGGCAGCTTGGTGCCAAACTGGCCGGTCCTTCTCGGGCAATTGGATTCCATCCTCGTCGGTCGGTCAACATTCATCAATCCCTCGGCGGGAGATATTGATGGCGATGGCAACGTGGAGATTTTGACCAATAACAACCAGGCCGAACTGATCGATGGCATATGGCTGGGGCGAATCTATGCTTTCAACCATGATGCCAGCAGTCTGCCCTGGTCACCGCTACGGCCGCGACAAACGGCCGCCATCAATACTGTCGCGATGGGAGATTTGGAAGGTGACGGCACTCTGGAACTGATAACCCTTTCCGGCGATACACGGGATCGCGAAGTCTGGCTCACCGTCTGGCAAATCCCCGGCGTGCCTTATGTCAAAGAGCGCTTTCCCTGGCCGATGTACGGCCATGACCGCTGGCATACTTCGCAATATGGTTTCGAGCTGCCGGACGAGCCTTCGGTGCGAGTTGATGACAGAAATCCAACCGGCGCGCTGCCGACGGAGTTTGCACTCGAACAGAACTATCCCAATCCCTTTATGCTCTCCGCCAAGGCTGCTGGCGCATTCACTGAAATCCGCTTTGCGCTGCCCCGAGCCGCGCAGGTGCAGATTCGCCTCTTCGATATCTTGGGAGCCGAAGTCAAATCCTGGGCAATGATGAAGCCTGCCGGTGTGCATCAATTCCGCTGGAACGGCCGGGACAACCGTGGCCAGCCTTTGCCCCGTGGAGTCTATTTCTATCGGTTGGAAGCAGCTTCAGCGGCGGGTAGCGTCGTGCTCACCAAGAAGCTGCTGCTGATGCGGCAGAGGTAG